The window tatttacaggtGGAGGAGATACATATGTTCGGTGGGGGAGAACAACCTGTCCAGCGAAAAATGGCACTACACTTGTGTATGCTGGTAAGTACGCATATTTCAGTCGTCGTACAATATTGATAATGATCATAAAAATGTCAGTGCGTCACTACGTGTAGATTTTGTTGAAATCACATAAATACTAAATGTTTTTCTAACAGAAGAAAATTTCCTTGAAAGTTGTTCGTGGgcaataattttcatttaatttttttttttttttagtgtctTTGTGCAAATCGCATTACATAATCAATTACATTATATATTGACAATTCAGTTTGAAACTCAACATATAGGCACATCGAAATAACCAAAAGGAAATCGAAAACAATCGATTATCAATCTGTTCTATgttctttctaaatttaaaaccAATGATGAAGAATGTAATGATGTGGAAAACAAACTTCTGtagaatttattttatgtttaaatgtTTGTCACATTTGTTATAGTATCACTTTAAGGAActgtcaattttatttgtatgatTTTGCTCATGAATCATGTGATACAGTatttgtaaaatacatgttttttttccattttcaacaTAGGATATGTAATATCATTGTAAATGGAACTTGCCATCTTTTGTCTATAGTTAGCTGTTATTATGATGCCAGTCTTTACTTGTTGATAGTTGTCCCTTTCGCcatcatacctcatctccttacTTTTATAATGGTAGGGTTTATGAAAGTCAGACAGGATTTATCTTAAAAGTCAGCTTAAACCAGTCGCGATTTATTGTTTTgctaagtaaaggcaacagtactataccgctgtttgaaagtcataaattgattgagaaaaaaacaaacaaatccgagttacaaactaaaaccgagagaaacacatcaactataacatgtataagagggGGGAAATTTGGAACAAATAATTGCATAATATATTAAGTGATATgtgtacattttttaaatgtatataatgaATACCTTATAATcgacaaatatttcattcaattaTGAGTGAACGTAAGTTTTTGCTGCTTATTAATTTTTTGTGGTTTTGTTGCCGAAGTTTACCGATCATGATAAAAAGTCGACACAGAATCAGGCATGTCAAACAAGAGAGATAATTGAGCACTTTGTATTTGctttttagacagttctaccctagaactgatcctgacagttctacctaaaaCTGATTTAgccagttctagctagaactgattctgacagttctacttagaacagttctatggtagaactgttctaggtagaactgttctatgacaggttagaacagttctatgacagattatttgTATGTGTTCATGAATATCCGACAGGATGTACCAACAAAACGAGATTCCAGTTATTGTATTATAAGGaaatttttataatcaatttacaATATACAATTTACACTGATATACATGTTCATAGTCATCAGTGTACggttttatatatgtaaataacgATTCAATACTTTATAACATGCATAATCACAAAAAAAGTTTTAGATTTTGTagtacatttatcaaaattgtgAACAGAAATGGagaacatgtcaaagagacaattaccagaccaaagagcagacaacagccgaaggtcaccaataggtcatCAACGCAGCGAGAGAATCCGCCATCCGGAGGTGGTCCCTAGCTGGTCCCTAAATACAATTGTGTTATAGTTCAGTGAAAACGGACGTCACATTAATctccaaaacaaataaattaactaaacctaaaaaaacatacaagactaataaaggtcagaggctcctcacttgggacaggcataaaGATGTGATCGTGACCTTGATAGTTTATCAACACAGAACCATAGAGCACGTAAAATATACAGGTGATCATCAAGCAAATGTGTACATAGTGTCCCTGCGTAACTTGTTTCACATGTACTAACCTTTTTTCATCACGGGTTTACCTCGCATTTGTTCTGTGCGATTGACgaagttaaaacaaaatatatcatggCTCATTACACTGTATTCAGAAAAGCAGTCGACGAATATGAGGACTGGAAAACTATATATTTCTGAAGGATTGCGCAAGACGAATGATTTTCTTTGCAATGTTTTTCACCCATGTTTTATAGTAAAACATTGCCAACAGTAATAAGCATATTCTTCTTTTCCAATTTAAAGTATATGATCTTAATGAAacacattttcatagttcattgaaATATAGACTTCATGAAATGTATAGTCAATCTGTAATACGTTGCCTATTATATGAAAACGGGGATTTCTTATCATGTAGATTACCTTGAATGATAGTATTGATAATGACAAATATCAGATAACTTATCAATTATTCAGACATAAAGTAATTAAGTTACCGTGtttctatttttgtttacttACAGGTCACGCAGGTGGTGGTCATTACACTCATGTAGGGGCACCTGCAGAACCAGTATGTCTACCAACAAACCCTAATTTCTTAAAAACATCTGGTAGCAATAACGCTTACATATACGGAATGGAATACGAATCCGATACCCTCGGTACGAAAGCTATTAATAACGATGTACCATGCAGTGTATGTCATGTTCAATTCGGAACAACAATTATGATACCTGGAAAAACAACATGCAATAAAGGCTGGACATTAGAGTATGCAGGAAATTTAGCTGCAGGTGGTGCAGGACAGGCTGCCGCCTCTACCTATTTATGTATCGATATGACCCCTGACTACATTCACCATGGAAGTGCTGACTACAATGGTAAGCTGTTGTATGATGTAGTCGGCCAGTGTGGATCTCTGCCGTGTCCTCCTTATCGTGAAGGATACCCTTTAACATGTGCTGTGTGTTCTAAATGAAGtttcaacattttgaatgatACTATTCTTTATAACACATCGGTGATACCACTTAGAAGAATTGATTTACAAAGCTATTTCATACCCAACCATCTTTCTAGAAGTGATTTTAATAAAGCAGTAAACTAATTTTACACGTACGAACTGTTATATAAAATCTATATGTAAAAGAATATCAATATAATTCAAACAAAACTATGTATTACAACACATAAAACGTTAAATTAAACAGCTACATTACTTTTctgtggtttttgttttgttaatttgttaattgagttgattttgggtgtttttatttattcattgttttattttatttttatttttatttttatttattttatttttttaggggggggggggtagccGTAATGATTAGACTAAACGGAAATGTAAACTGTATATAACAGAATGCCATGGAAGTTTCATATGATGTAGCAACAATCTCTCctcagtcggaaaccaggttgaactagaacaaaagaatcgaagctctttgtaagagaaggcgataaatgtttactgtattgtttactatagtgacaaaatttttaaaagttaatagaaacaaaaaaaattgcaattttcttctcaattacgaggtgttttcttttaaaaacaccatttgcataagttttcaatttatctagtacatagttaagcagaacaattagatatcaagtcgacgacatgggtatctttcaagttggatgaagaaaatgcataaccttcgatttttatgaaaaaattaccacagacggaaaacatatcaatctattagttcagtaattttcgtgtctgcccttccattatgtgactgaagaaaaaaatccaaaaaatgggtaacaattgtatcgaaaagagaaaatcgagtgcacttTTTTATgctagggcgtgtttgagttcagtattttgtcttgatatcgtacaaagtaagaatatttcatacatcgtctcgcttcagattctatcattttatatattaaagctacaggttgactttataacacaaaaaaatcacagtactaaaagatgaaatatatgggtcaagtgaaatacctatctaatgagtcacaaaaacagagaaggtgtgttcgaatagctattttctaactgaaagtacttgacgacagtctttcaagttggatggtgaaaatgcatatcttcgaaaaattctatttttttgtttgtgattACTAGGGTTaatagtcttcatacactaaaaaaatctagtctgcccttccacgaaatatctaattagaatttttttaaatgtttatgaattttcgaaaattccacctgacaaccgatcagacaatagtttaaagttcaatcaatgcagacaagattattaaccGATGCTCAtcagctagttgatacatttgtcttttaaaatacaactgacataaaaggatcgtaatggtgcaatgtggataaatttatcggtttccaagagcaatattggtagcgcgtcatccctacaatggcttccatttatacgattgtgaaaatgaactggcgtaatggggagataattttgacgaagtagactcctgactgTCCTTCCTTA of the Mytilus galloprovincialis chromosome 8, xbMytGall1.hap1.1, whole genome shotgun sequence genome contains:
- the LOC143043501 gene encoding uncharacterized protein LOC143043501, coding for MKMKSFVLVLCILFSGVFSKNALKRNEPEKNQKSNPLIWLILQQNEQLHALRARLVKLRDIAHESQKDMISLKRDMVALKSRFGNFAIDRNDKSLDEINSKVIAVANKKKIDNLTTQLEKFHNGKLEKQIKQQVLSQMERFNSYKGNLGGGDTYVRWGRTTCPAKNGTTLVYAGHAGGGHYTHVGAPAEPVCLPTNPNFLKTSGSNNAYIYGMEYESDTLGTKAINNDVPCSVCHVQFGTTIMIPGKTTCNKGWTLEYAGNLAAGGAGQAAASTYLCIDMTPDYIHHGSADYNGKLLYDVVGQCGSLPCPPYREGYPLTCAVCSK